CCTTTATCCTTTTAAAAGACAAGAAACCAATTTTCAACATAGAGCAGGAAGGTGGAAGAACTTGtagattttatgattttaacatCTCAATATTTTTGTGACTACTATACAGCAACCTGGATATGACATAACAGATATTGATTTTAACATCTCAATATTCGGAAAATCCATTGCAAACTTGCTTTTTTGCTCACTCCTtagtaataaaatgatattaatttgtATGAAAAAGAGACTAAACAGATAGAGTGATGCAGAAATGAACTCACCTGCaaagagttatatatatattaaaaaaaaaaaaaaaccgattcGTCCTTACGGACCGTATGTACAAACGGTTCGGGTCGAGTTGGCGCGTTCTGGGTAACCGGGTCGGATCGGACCATGCACAGAACCGACTTTGGACTCACGGGTTGCAGGCCTATATATACCTTTGAtgagttatatataatagtataaaacaaatatttttgtttaaaattttttaaaactaatcaatctgtttaattaagaatttttgtttagtagttaaatttttttaccaacCTGTAATTGAAAAACACAAttccaaaggaaaaaaaaaaaaaaaaaaaagcagtttCATTTTTCCCTACTTTTTTTCCAAGCTCGTACTCTACTAAGAGGGCAGTTCTCTTGACTGTTACAATGCCACGTTAATTATCCCGTAAAAGCGCACGATCCGGAACTAGTCCACTCGTATTTGCACCCGATCGACCAACAACGTGCAGACAATTTCTGAGGCCGATCAGTTAGTTTTCTCTATCTCGATAGCAGAAGCCTACACTGCATATCACAAActtcattcaaaatttatttaaaaatcgtAACAAATCATTATCGGGTGGGACTATCAAATCCAACTGCCACAATACTAAATCAAGCTCTCCAAAtccaataaatataattttcttgtacTTGTCTGTATtagattgtaatattaattatttacaatCTAATACCCATTACCCGGCCGTTTTGACCATGTGTTCGATTGGGACTTAGTACgccaaagggaaaaaagaaattaaaatatgtacGCGGTCTACATATCAATTAGCTAGGTTTACTAATTCCCATCTTTCGTATACgtcttgattttgttttttgttttcaatatcaacatattgttttattgtttcacTTTCACATCGTACTCATGACACCCAGCTAGCATGGTACGATTGACTCTATTATAAACACGAGGGCTtccacatacatacatacatatatatatatatatatggcactCACCCAGCCAGCAACTCCACGACATGTCACCGGGAACACGGCCAGCCGGCCAGTACGTACCAGTAGCTTAATAATACTAATTAAATAAGAATACTAGTGATCAGATATAATAATTACATTCAAAGAGTAATTATATTACGTTGATCAGTTAATGCCTCTCTACGACCAGGGTTTTCAGCCAATGCATGCATGTAACCCAGGTTAATTAGCTCAACTATGCCGGGTTTATGGCTAGTTTTTGTTCGTCAGTCTACGTCGAAGTTTAGCAGCTCTTCATGAATATTAATACACgtacaataatatataatataccgaCGAGTTGCATGGAGTCCAATCACAACAAATATTCACACTGATCCGCTACAATGACTTTAAATAATCGATCGGAGCAGCTCTTAGCTCACTGTATCCAGTGGTGCAAATCAACACACAGAAAAATACTATACATACCACGTTTCACTCTTATATCTTTTTTGTgataaacatataattttttttaaaaggttaaAATGATTTAAAGGTACTTAAAAATGTCAAATTCACAAAATGGATTAAAAATAGGATAGCAGTGTAATTTAAAATAGCtttactcattaaaaaatattgtaacgaaatattgataaaagttaaaaacaatAACTACATGAATCATTTTGTTTCGAGTGAGTCAAAACTACGAGTTCATAATTGGCTCAAAAATGCCTAACTAGGGAGTACATCTACTGGACAGgccgtacatatatatatacacacacgtgcCTAGGCCCACATTTAAACATATTCTTGGGATCTAGAACCTATGACAACTTCGTAAAGTACCAGATCAATATCTTATTGAATATCTCAAATTAAGTCCAGTTTggtcatataaaaataaagtactatcttattttattttatataattattatgattttttttaatttttcatataaaatataataaaaaatttaattttttttaaatttaaaaataaaataaatattaaaaaattatattataataatattttatttaattatttataaaatatatcattttaacTGTGTAATCAAACAATAGAGGCTAAATTgtctatattaataataataatctcttGACCGACCGTCAATATTGCCTCTTCATCATCTCCACCATCGATCCAGCTATAATCTGATCCCCGATCCATTAATTTTCAAACCCAATTCTTGTAATTCATCTCTTACCAACTCTCGCGTCCGCTTCCCTAAGCTGCCGCTAGTGAGTTCGACAACTTGCTTAGATAGTTTAAAATACAATAGTCAACTACAAAAAACTCACCGCCCACATGATCCACTAGATTCAAAACCTAATTTCTCTGCAACCGCTCTCATCTCACCTCCCCCAGACTGCCCCCAAAAGCCCAGTACAACATACTCACCATAAATACGTAAATCCTTGGAGACAGAATGCGCGAGGAGAAAGAGAATAACAGCCACAGACTTTGACTAGTCCTAGCTATTGCCTATGGCTAGTTCTAACCTACCGCCATATCAACCCACCTCCATGTTGAggaatgtggagtctggtccacaccgctcgagcggaggcattggccgctcgagcgaagtcaggcagagtcgaacgctcgatgttggctcgacagtgagctcgagcaggaggagttcgctcgagcggaggtattggccgctcgagcgaaatcaggcagagtcgaacgctcgacgtcagctcgacagtgggctcgagcgggatgcggaagggaagttcactcgacgcgcgctcgacacgccgctcgagcgaacatacgatttagggattccgccgtttgaactataaatatgatttttgcctcttaagtctgtaacagagcagctacgaaaacactgtggatgaacagtgttgtgacccatcttgtagtgtgattcctcaataataaaaatcctctgcagctcccgtggacgtaggcaatttgccgaaccacgtacatcttgtgtcgtgtgtgattgcgtgtgtgatcgttttctcattcggtgttatttttcaattcattgtcatcgttttttcacaacaattggtatcaagagccaaggttcgggtctgaggagaaacgatggctggagatgaattgaaggtatcggggatcgagaagtttgatggcacggattttggatactggaggatgcagatagaggactacctctatgggaagaaactccatcttccactattggggcagcaaccggaaaagatggatgatgctagttggaatctgttggatcgacaggttctgggggttattcgattaaccctgtcgagatccgttgcacacaacgtcatcaaggagaagacgacggcggatctcatggcggctttgtcaggtatgtatgaaaagccgtcagcgaataacaaggtacatctgatgaaaaagttattcaatttgaaaatggcagatagtacgtctgttgcacaacatctgaatgattttaatactatcacaaatcaattgtcgtctgttgaaattgaatttgatgatgagatacgtgcactgatactattggcttcattgccaaatagttgggaagccatgagaatggctgttagtaattctgctggtaaaaataaactgaagtatgatgatattcgtgatttgattttggctgaggaggtgcgcaggaaagattcaggcgagacctcgggtttgagttcagccctgaatgttgaatctcgagggagatcacatgacaggaattcaaacagaggaagatcaaaatcaaagtataggggcaagagcaagtcgaggcctggtcagcaggcaacttgctggaattgtggcaaagctggccacataaagaaaaactgcaaaaaccccaagaagacggagaatgatagtgctaatgtggtaactgaagaagtacaggatgcactattgcttgcagttcatagtccagttgatgactggatactggattcaggggcttccttccatacatcttcccaccgggaactaatgaggaattatgttgcaggtgattttgggaaggtatatttggctgatggtgaggctttgaacgtagtggggatgggagacattgacattgcactccctggcaagaacaaatggaccttgcaaaaggtcaggcacattcctgagttgaagaagaacctcatttctgttgggcagcttgatgagtgtggtcattcagtggtgttctcagatagcacctggaaggtcacaaaaggggcattggtactagctcggggtaagaaaactggtacactttatatgactactggtttaattgacactattgctactaccgttgcagagagcacaacagatttgtggcattgtaggcttggccatatgagtcagaagggcatgacggaacttctgtctagaggcaagctaccagaactgaagacagttgatctcggtatgtgtgagagttgtgttatggggaagcaaaagaaggtcagcttcttgaaaagtggcaggacgccaaagacaggaagacttgatcttgtgcacacagatgtgtggggtccttctccagttgcatctcttggaggttctcgctactatgttacgttcattgatgaccatagtagaaaggtatggatttattttttgaaacataaatctgaagtatttgatgttttcaaaacttggaaagccatggttgagacagagacaggcttgaaactgaagtgtttgaggtctgacaatggtggtgagtatgttgatggcgggttcaaggagtactgtgcagctcagggtatcagaatggagaagaccattcctgggacaccacagcaaaatggagttgctgagcgtatgaacaagaccattaatgagcgtgctagaagcatgaggttgcacgctggactaccacccactttctgggtagatgcagtcagcactgccgtttatttgataaacagagggccatcagttccactggattgtggattgcctgaggaggtttggagcgggaaagaggttaagttttctcaccttaaaacctttggttgtctttcttatgtgcttgttgattctgatgctcgcagtaagcttaaggctaagtcaaagaaatgctatttcattggctatggagacgaggcatttggctatcgtttctgggatgatcagggtcggaaaatcataagaagcaggaatgtaattttcaatgagaaaatgatgtacaaggataagtcgagtacagttcctgcagtagctcctcaggagtctgagtttgtaggattggatgacctaccagaggtcacagtgcagtgtagaaatgagagtgacggggagagtgggtccagtacacccattcatattattccgcaggcagtttcaaaaccgtctactcctacagttgcagttcgcaggttagttaggactatacgtcccccacagcgtttctcacctactttgaattacattctgttgacagatggtggagaaccgcagagttatgaagaaaccttgcaagatgagaattctagcaagtgggagctggccatgaaagacgagatggattccttgctagggaatcagacatgggagttgacagaacttccatcagggaagaaggcattacacaacaagtgggtgtaccgggtgaaaactgagcatgatggcagtaagaggtacaaggctagacttgttgtaaaaggctttcagcagaagcagggtattgactactctgagatcttttctcctatggtaaagatcacaactatcaggatggtactagctatggttgccactgaagatctatttcttgagcagttagatgtgaagacagcttttcttcatggagaccttgaagaagacatctacatgcaccagcctgaggggtttgtggtacagggaaaggaaggttcagtttgcagactgaagaagagcttgtatggcctgaaacaagctcctagacagtggtacaagaaatttgacaactttatgcacagtgcagggtatattagatgtcaggcagatcactgttgctatgtcaggcattttggcaattcttatattattttgctgttgtatgtggatgacatgcttattgcaggggctagtattgatgagatcaataatctgaagaagcagatgtcagagcactttgcaatgaaagatttgggagctgcaaagcaaatccttggcatgagaattgtcagagacagagtcagaggtacgttgagactctcacaggctgagtatgtgaaaaaggtactcagcaggttcaacatggacaaggccaaaccagttggcacacccttgggaagtcacttcagactcagcaagaatcagtcaccagagtcagaggaggaacgagattacatgagtaaggttccttatgcctcagccattggttcacttatgtatgctatggtttgtacaagaccggatattgcccatgcagtgggagttgtgagtagatacatgagtaacccaggaaagcaacattgggaagcagtgaagtggattttgaggtacctaaagggttcctcagaaacctgtttatgtttctctggagagagcttggaggtgcagggctatgttgatgctgatttagctggagatattgacagcagaaagagtaccacgggctttgtttatacacttggtggtactgcagtgtcatggggttctaatttacagaaaacagtttctttgtctacaacagaagctgagtatattgcagtgtcagaggctgcaaaggagatggtatggctacaaggcttcttggaagaattgggtaagaagaatctgaaaggcactctctacagtgacagtcagagtgccatattccttgccaagaatccaacattccattccaggaccaagcacattcagatcaggtaccacttcatacggtcattgttagatgacagacagttgttacttgaaaagatatgtggaagcaagaaccctgctgatatgttgacaaagggtgttacgcttgagaaactgaagttgtgcgcaacttcagttggtcttctagaatgaagacaggagcagtgagttgcagaggtggaggatatcatgtttgaggaagacggagatacagcgagtgtaccagtctccaagtgggagaattgttgaggaatgtggagtctggtccacaccgctcgagcggaggcattggtcgctcgagcgaagtcaggcagagtcgaacgctcgatgttggctcgacagtgagctcgagcaggaggagttcgctcgagcggaggtattggccgctcgagcgaaatcaggcagagtcgaacgctcgacgtcagctcgacagtgggctcgagcgggatgcggaagggaagttcactcgacgcgcgctcgacacgccgctcgagcgaacatacgatttagggattccgccgtttgaactataaatatgatttttgcctcttaagtctgtaacagagcagctacgaaaacactgtggatgaacagtgttgtgacccatcttgtagtgtgattcctcaataataaaaatcctctgcagctcccgtggacgtaggcaatttgccgaaccacgtacatcttgtgtcgtgtgtgattgcgtgtgtgatcgttttctcattcggtgttatttttcaattcattgtcatcgttttttcaCAACACTCCAAGCCTTCCAAGCCCCCCAACGGCTCCTGCATCTCCTTCTCGAGGAAAACCACCAACCTCTACTCTCTTGTTGTCTTCCTCTGCATCACCTCTTACTTTCTCGGTGCTTGGCAACGAGGCGGCACCACTATTCCCACCACCAGTAGTTTAGTATCGGATGCATGTGCTCCAGCAGTACTCGATAACCTAGAGTTCAACCCCCGCCATAGCCTCAACGACACCGGCGAAACTTTACCCTCCATTAGTACTAGCAAGAGCTACCCTCTATGCGACGTGAGTTACAGCGAGTACACTCCCTGTGAGGATGCAAAGAGATCGCTCAGGTATAGCAGAGATAGGTTGATATACAGGGAGAGACACTGTCCCGAGAAGAGTGAGCTCTTGAAGTGTCGCGTGCCGGCACCATATGGGTACAAAAATCCGTTTGCGTGGCCGAAAAGTCGGGATCTTGCGTGGTACGCGAATGTACCGCACAAGGAGTTGACAGTGGAGAAGGCGGTGCAGAATTGGATCAGATATGAAGGAGATAAGTTTAGGTTTCCCGGAGGGGGTACAATGTTCCCTAATGGTGCTAATGCGTACATTGATGACATTGGGAAGTTTATCAATCTTAAAGATGGGTCTATTCGGACCGCCATTGATACGGGCTGTGGGGTAAGCTTTCTTCAATCTTGCTGTTAATTAATCTGTTCCTTTTCCTTTCTCGAGTATCGGTCCTCCTACgatttcatttctttaattttattatccttatgttattatttttacttttttttagaattgaataagattgcatatatatagtattatattagCATAAGCTAGCTACGGACTCCAGACCAAAGGgtttgattaaataaatattccaCCACCGTTTACCATTGCacatgttaataaaaataataataataactatagaaaattagaaaaggaaaaaaaaaaaattaatagagaaAAGATAGTCCAATTGGCTGGCATTGTTCCAGTACCGTATATAGGCCGGAAACTGAAATCGACTAGCTATAGAAAATAACCGTTACAATATTTCTGATCTCGTTCGTTGGTGCGCACACGGTACCGCGCGCATTCAgaatcatgttttttttttcctctcactTGGAATAATGGGAATGTTTTGACGGTGCCAAATTATCTTGCCTGTAATATGTCGCAAGATTTTGGAAATCATATGCTTGCCAATTAACattaccataaaaaaaaatcaaattaaatcaaattatagaaactttagcttggtttggttatacagatgaaattatctcattttatctcatataattattacaattttttcaaattctcatacaaaatataataaataattcaaatttttaaaattgtataatcaaaataatattaaaaaattatattctaacaatattttatttaatttttaatttttattttatatcatgaTCTCTGCGATCTCATGATTTCGTCTGTACGTACGTGTAACCAATCGAGCCGGAAGATGATTGATCAAATTTGTCATGTGGTTTGcggttaattatatataagagagTCAAAGTGAAAACGAATTGCTAAAGTTAATGGGATTTAATTATCATTAATTACTAAAAGATTACAATATTCAATGGCCGGGATCGTCAGAACCTCTGACAGAGTTActattattctattattatgtGTGCCTGCCAATTGTATCCATTGTGCGTGGATCATACGCGGGTACGTATCGTTCAggagtaatattttaattaatatgccAACATGAGTTACTTATCACAGCTAAGACTATGCAtaaattaaatgtgatttttttacaATATGTGGGTGAATATAATTCAATGATCAACATGCTAGCTATTATGTTGAGCAAAGTAAAATTTTATGTAACATCGCGAGAAATATCATTGTTCAAGTTGACCCACCCGTTGCAACGATATATGCAGGTTGCAAGCTGGGGAGCATATCTTCTCTCCCGTGACATCCTGGCAATGTCATTTGCGCCGAGGGACACCCACGAAGCTCAGGTGCAATTTGCTCTGGAGCGAGGTGTTCCTGCTTTGATTGGTGTCATTGCCTCTAAGCGACTTCCTTACCCATCCAGAGCTTTTGACATGGCCCATTGCTCTCGCTGCCTCATTCCATGGGGCCAACATGGTACGTACTACaaagtttaaatattaatttcatttttgtgGCCGGTCACTAGAGTAATTTATGCCATATATGTATGGTGAAACATTCATTATGATACAAAGTTGATGCATGATTTCTTATAATTGGTTATGTTCTATATAGGTGGGCTTTTCTTGATTGAAGTTGATCGGGTTCTACGCCCCGGTGGGTACTGGATTTTGTCTGGACCACCCGTCCACTGGAAGAAATATTGGAAAGGCTGGGAAAGAACAAGGGAAGATTTGAATGCTGAACAGACAACCATTGAGAATGTTGCTAAAAGCCTTTGCTGGAAAAAGTTGATAGAGCGGGATGATATTTCTATATGGCAAAAGCCCACCAATCACTTAAACTGCAAAGTTAACCGTAAACTCACCCAAAATCCACCGTTCTGCCCAGCTCAAGATCCTGACAAGGCCTGGTATGTATGCAAGTTCGTGCTTTCCTAATTTAATTTCGGGCTTATTATTCGTagtatttttatcatgaaagaTTGAATATTGGTGCTGGGCTATTCCATCATGCGCAAATGTTCGTTTTGACCATTTTCAGGTATACCGAAATGAAGACTTGTTTGACAACCCTGCCTGAAGTTTCCAACAGTGAAGAAATAGCGGGTGGAGAGCTGGCAAAATGGCCTGAAAGACTGTATGCGATACCGCCTAGGGTTAGCAAGGGAACTGTGTCTGGCGTTACAGCTGAGGTTTTCCAACAAGATGCAGAACTATGGAAGAAGAGAGTGtcatattataaatatgtaaaCCAACAGTTAGGACAAGCTGGGAGGTACCGCAACGTTTTAGATATGAATGCTCACTTGGGTGGCTTCGCTGCTGCCCTAATTGATTACCCACTTTGGGTGATGAATGTGGTTCCTGTCGAGGCAAAGGTTAACACACTTGGAGTAATATACGAAAGGGGATTGATTGGAACATATCAGAATTGGTACACATGcacttaaatttctgtaatttcttattttttatttcatttggtttgattaaatttaattacaagCTAGTTTGATTAGCTAATTAACTTTTGGGCTGCAGGTGTGAAGCCATGTCTACTTATCCAAGAACTTATGACCTCATTCACGCTGATTCCGTCTTTAGTCTGTACAAAGACAGGTAATTTCTTTGTATTGAAAGGGAAGAATATATTATGTTTACTAGCTAGAAATTAACTCTAAAACGTTTCAACTTGCATTTTTGCGTACTTGTAGATGTGAAATGGAAGATATTCTACTGGAAATGGATAGAATTTTGAGACCAGAAGGAAGTGTAATCTTCAGGGATGATGTTGATGTTGTGATTAAGATCAAGAATGTTATCGATAGATTGGAATGGGACAGCGTAATTGTTGACCATGAAGATGGGCCTCATCAAAGGGAGAAGCTTTTACTTGCGGTGAAAAATTATTGGACTGCTCCTGCTCCCGATCAAGAAGAACTCCAAACAACTACTTAGAACTTGATAATTctgttcatttttttccttacttctttcattttttctctgGTTGGttaatattgaaaatttggaaTTCGGCACTGCagtacaataatatatattattctttgCACATTGCAAGTTACATCCACCACACAACTATAATACTGAACTTTATATCCGATGATTGATAGAAAAATGCTTCTAACTAGTTCCGCTTAGAGTTTATATTGTTTCCGAAATAGAATCTTAGAATATAATAGCTAGtcatttggaatatttttttcataatttgggTGGACCTTTTGATGCCATTCCTACAATGAGAAAGTGTTATTAATTCCTCTAAAAAAAGGGGAGTAATAGCTAGGAGTCATAATATGTGACACGACTCATGAATCCAACACGACATGAAATTAACGGGTTTGGATTTTTTATTAACAagtttgggtcaaaacgggttgacctgtTAAGACGCGACTTATAAACGAGTCAAATATAACAAGTCAACTTGCTTAACATGAAATCAATCTGCTTTGACtcgtttagaatttatttttaaattaaaattttattattattaagttgtAATATTGGTATTTCTCAGTGTGCCTAtgcttttattaattttattattgagattgtaattttggatctATActaatatttgttattatatggtttgtaatattagttttattatatgttaaaatttgaaagatattgatatatattttttaagatattgtagttattaataaatataaattttaacttttatgtgaaattatgttaatcaagtCAAATGGGTTATGCATTTTAGCTCAAtccatttatatgaaataaacGAGTTTAAATGAGTTTTGTcgtgttaatatatttttaattaattattaaatgggtGACATGGCACGGCTCATTATCTAAATGGGTTAGGTTAGGTTAGAGTTTGAAAGTTTGATACGTTTAGTTTAATGGATTAGATATGAGTTGACctatataatcaaatattcatTACTTGACATGACACGACATAGCCCCGAACCAAAAACATGATTTGCCACCCCTGGTAATAGCTAGTTAGgaacataaacacaaaattttaaaaaaaccatATAATAGGTCTAGTTTGGTTTCACAAACCTTTCAAGCCAACTCATccaatctcatcttatctcatatcaatattcaaacacaattcaaatacaaacattttttaatttcaaatttaaactttttttatctaattattatcactacaagaaatttaatttttagggacgaaatttgttagggacgaaataaatttcatctctaaaaatacttttcagaaacaaaatttaaatttcgtctcaaaacatggaaaaccttataaatccgttcgaactaatacatATTAGTTCGAACTGGAGATTCTGAGATGAATTAGATCGTCTCCAAAAAtataaaccgttcgaactaataaaatttaattcgaacagataattaatctattc
This is a stretch of genomic DNA from Carya illinoinensis cultivar Pawnee chromosome 3, C.illinoinensisPawnee_v1, whole genome shotgun sequence. It encodes these proteins:
- the LOC122304464 gene encoding probable methyltransferase PMT15 yields the protein MFGNDIDSREDSLHMFRSYYIINPYVKLLDPKYKTESHQYQWIINAKTIIEEIPENEQQVEIPKYNLIPINEFDVYKDSIAEIGLSLSSRPANAFTINPLIPDAKPLQRCCRAYVEVGNGTGKLAAVMFGELAEKALGHSAIDFMNHTREPSKPPNGSCISFSRKTTNLYSLVVFLCITSYFLGAWQRGGTTIPTTSSLVSDACAPAVLDNLEFNPRHSLNDTGETLPSISTSKSYPLCDVSYSEYTPCEDAKRSLRYSRDRLIYRERHCPEKSELLKCRVPAPYGYKNPFAWPKSRDLAWYANVPHKELTVEKAVQNWIRYEGDKFRFPGGGTMFPNGANAYIDDIGKFINLKDGSIRTAIDTGCGVASWGAYLLSRDILAMSFAPRDTHEAQVQFALERGVPALIGVIASKRLPYPSRAFDMAHCSRCLIPWGQHGGLFLIEVDRVLRPGGYWILSGPPVHWKKYWKGWERTREDLNAEQTTIENVAKSLCWKKLIERDDISIWQKPTNHLNCKVNRKLTQNPPFCPAQDPDKAWYTEMKTCLTTLPEVSNSEEIAGGELAKWPERLYAIPPRVSKGTVSGVTAEVFQQDAELWKKRVSYYKYVNQQLGQAGRYRNVLDMNAHLGGFAAALIDYPLWVMNVVPVEAKVNTLGVIYERGLIGTYQNWCEAMSTYPRTYDLIHADSVFSLYKDRCEMEDILLEMDRILRPEGSVIFRDDVDVVIKIKNVIDRLEWDSVIVDHEDGPHQREKLLLAVKNYWTAPAPDQEELQTTT